CAGTAGctgaagaaaaagaggaagattTATTAGATCTAGCACCAttcttaaaagaaaattcacgattaggtaattaaaagtaaatttagtTCGTCTCAtgtcaaataatattattaaggtgtattaaaagttattttcttatttcataagGTTGTCAAATTATTTTAACGAAAGATTTGGATGGCATAGAATTAGAATTGCCACAAGCAACAAGAAATTTCTATGTTGATGGTCATACGCCAACTCCACATTGACATAtatcgtattttatatttaagtatgtatatattgtatttatataattaataaaatacttatgTGTATATTACATAcaggattaattaaaaacatccTAATTTAGTAACactgaataaaatgtatttttgttttctgaaatgttattattatttttttgttaagttatgtgaaataaatatgtattaataaaacttataccagtttctatttccaatgttttgttttctcttgtagtgataaactctatttacgcgattttcatttgtataaaacgaatccacgtggaacggattttcgcatacattgagggtcaggtgtacatatttatacacttgaaataattaataaaaaataacattacaTTTCTCAGAAAGTACTTTAATGTATTTCATAAACCTTTAGAGCAACAAACTTAGTTTATATGACATTTCATCATggtacaatatatttatttcttacacATTTGGATTATGATACATATCTTTAATTACAATGATACAAGATTTAAACATTTATGATATAATGAATCTCTGAATTAAAATCATACTCGTTAATCTTGCAGCATTTACATTATCAGTGAAAATATCCTATAAGTTCCTATTGTAAACTGTTTATGTTTTAGCACTGCCAATGATGCGTTaagatttctttttttagtTCTGGCAGGCACCTTTATGCGTTTCTTCAGTTTGACAAATTTTCGACAATTATCGTTtgtgtatacatattttttaaatgtgcaTACGTTCCCGCGTCTATCAGTTCGTATACGCGTATGCAAACTTGCATCTTTATTTATGCATATACATCTGTCTCCGTGCCGATAATTATTATCACCAACATTGTCATAATTGTTATTGTATAaactatatgtatatttattttctgttcatTACCGATCACTATAATTATAGACACATTGTAACATTTCAGAGCAATCACATTACGCATTCATACtttgtaattgaatttaaatagaaGTACATTCACACAGTCGCGCTATGTCGTACAAAACTACACTTGTGAAGatgattacatgtttatttctCATTTGGTATGAGTCATCACAACGGACTTATTGAAAAACTAACTTTTGTACTTATTCGTAActaaataattctaattatttaattaaatattatacaaaagaaaCTGTCTACTTTAAAAGACTCAATGGAATACTTTGAATTCAATAAACAtagataatttgtttaatatcgaaataaaactattaatcgCTATGGCAGTAAATAAGTTAATATTTACATAGTggacaatttttaaataaagttttttttaaaattctgtgtaTTTAtagttacataattttttttatagaattcttttGCAAAAATACTGCCTCACCGGCATCAGATTCacaatatattcatattaaattacatgTTACATATATACCTAGGAAgccaaattatattatttttatgtaatctcCCCCTAAGCTCACTAAGTAAAATTGCAAATGTATTTTGCTAATAAATTGCTAATGTTAAGAATGCATGGTACATATATTATAATCGAAATATAATTGAAGTTATTCTTGAAAATACTTATTACAaagtaatcaattttattagatttgttGAAGCTAAGAACATTTATCCTATGGGAAGGTAAACACAACTGggaaaaatattactattacattACTACATTAATGATGACAATGATATAATATACTGTAAAACGCgtatatgatattaataattagatattttaagaATGATGAAAACAGCTATTGCATTTCAACAAATGTAACTGTATCTACTTTTAAACTCTTAAAGACGAAATTCCAGTAACATTGTTTTAGAGCAAACATTTGAACATACACTTTAATAAAAGCTATTGAGCTTAGGGAGATAAGTATTATAGATCTTATTACATGAATTTTTTGAATAACCAATTTACAAATACAAACATAAATTTGTGCACActagtttgaaatatttaattatgtcACAGAACTTTAGGAAGCATTTAGAAATTGAGAGAATAGAAAATAGGAGCaaagaaaaactaattaaaattaaatacataatacagtaaatgtgaaatattctagtgtttttcaaaaaaacttTCATCTCTTGCATAgatttataaaatctatatgTACGTCTCATAAAATTTTGAGTAAAAAGTGTTGAgacaaaaaagaaattgtttcaatttaaaatgaacTAAAAATACATTACTATTATTGGACTAGAAACatgaaacataacaaaacttATCGaacaataattattgattttgtTTTCCACTGCATATATGTAGGTTTCTAAaatatctttcttttctttctttaataactaaaattttGCAAGATACGAAGATTGGTGGTTTAGTAAATCAAGccatacaataattaattagtgTACTATCCCAAAGCTGCATCTGACTTGATCATCTATtccttaaaaataatgtaaaaacttTCTACAACATTTATAACATGATTAATGAATCACCTAtcatgatattttaaaagctttgattgaaaattgtaataagaTTCCCTGCATTAATATTTATGGTCACGTACACTGAGCAAAAAAATAACTATGCTCGTAATGGTACATTTAATCGCTTGCATTTCAATAAAGTCAGATTTAACATTGTgtcaataaaaatgtaaatataaaaatcagatCCTTCGAGCACATAAAACTCTAAAACCATGTATTACGATTTGTAAAGCTGGTAATAAAGAATGTACAATAAGATTAATAATAAGCAGAATTATTGCTAAAAACCATCTGCATCCCTTTCAAAAGCATCTTAACTTTCTAAACATTCAAATGGTGTACATATCGTTCAATAATTATAGAATACATAGAATGAAATGAACTACCTactaattaatagtaaaattagaaaaataattgggAGTATAAGTAGatgtaaattagaaattttaacaaTGCCAATACGTATATTACAGGACTATAATACACTATAAAATAgagatttaaattttcaaacaatccACTACATTCCACGAAAAGCAAAAAAATTAAGTTTGTATAAGATTTAACTTCAATATAGGTACAAGTTTACAGTATTATTATAACTCATTTTATCATTCAGCTTCAAACTAAAAATGTGTTCCAATGAGTAATAAGCCTCAaactaatattatatgtatatgatGTATCATGAACTTATCTTCATTGTGCATGAAGTAACAATAAGATTGATAGTACTAAAAGTACCTGTTTGTAAATACTGATATTATTTAGCATTTAACATTATGCCAACGTAGTAgcataagaaatttcatttaacagaTAAatgactatataaatattaatgatattttaaaattacaaagagCACAATATAAGGGACCTTAAAACAATGTTgcatttgataataaaaaagttgTTCGCTATAGACATTCACTGTCATTCCTAAATGACTGCCTATGaccatttttaataacatacaACTGTTAACGTTAATTTTGATACTTATTTGTGAAAGTGCAACTAACTCTTGACAACCAGTTTGTGCTAATTAATGAAATAGGTAAAAAATCTTTACTCTCTCCTGTTAAAAATTTAaagcttaaaaaataaatatacatttttttcctaATTCGTAATTCAAGCAAATTTAATTCATGTAATTCCTACTAAAaggattttatgaaaataagtatAGTACAAATATTGTTGACACTAAATTTAAATACGATGtcataaaatgttacatttaaaaaaacaaaaaagaattcatgTAACATATATTATAGTGATAAAATTTAATCACTTCAAATTTCTGAGAAAAAATgcacaagaaaaataaataaataacgccTCGAATTTAATTACAACAAAACTAAGAAGTCTGTGATTGTGTAGTAAGTGATTCCTTTACTATTTTTATCGTAAAGGGTTTCACGCAAGGTAAACTCTAGCTTTCAAACTgggaataaaaaattttgtatatCTCGCAACTCGACTGAATTCTCACAATGTGCACCATGTATCACAAATAGTTGGTCAGTCCAAATACTATTCTTATGGACCAATCATTCAGAGTATATGTTAAACAACGTCCATTCTCAAACTGTTTAATGTACAGAGATGTGATTAAATAATGCATTTtgctaataaaatatacaaaatgtatgGAATATACATGGTATTACGGCTAAATGCGATAATTTGTGCTCgtatctttttttctttttccttttttttttgaaacaaaatatagTTCAGACACGACGCTGATGGATAAGTGCATGTACTGGAAGCTGTCTGCCCCTTTGATACCTCTGACAACGGCCCATACTCAAATCGTGACATTCGTACACATTGGCTACAGCACCACGTGATGAAGAAAAGTTGGCTGATTCGACTGAGTATACAGGAGAGATATCAAAGGGTTCCTCCAGTTATTCCATCGGATGGTGTCGTCCCCCGCACATTCCACAGGACGTGCCACACCAATGAACAGCTCTGAGTGGAGGATAAATCCACAAGCAAGGAACGATCAGTGACAATAATGCCAAACCAAACCACCTGCGTCCACATCCTTCTTCTGTGCTACAACTgcacaatttaatattcatttataatgtattctTAAGTGGGCACACCGTCTAGAAACGTCCTAAATATAGTTAAATCTTAGGAATTTTTTTGTCaataactattaagtgaaaGCTTCCGATTTTTCCTGGGTACATAACTGTAACCTTTTgctttacatatatattttttctaagtcaaaatgttacaaaatggcgcaaTTATTCGATAGCTTCGGAACTCCTTTTCATAAAACATCTATTTTTGGCCGACACAATTgtaaacaattgaaacattcgaagacaacaatttttgtggatttataaacaaaaatatatgatcTAACATGTAGCGTTTCGATAtctcaattacttaattttttataaacatttgaaactgTTTGGGGTAAAAACAGATTTTTGCACTTCAAATGTTTGtcatttccataataattaaaatttcgaaaaatccgtatgctacattttaaataatatatttctgtttataaatccacaaaaattgTTATCTTTGAAAGGGGATTCCAAAGCTATCGAATAATTgtgccattttgtaacattttggattagaaaaaatatatatgtaaagcAAAAGGTTACAGTTATGTACCCAGGAAAAATCGAAAGCtttcacttaatagttattGACAAAAAAATTCTCAAGATTTAACTATATTTAGGACTTCTCTAGAAGATGTTTCCCCTTAATTGAGCAGCATATTGGCCAAAttgattaactccactttttaaattgtttaaaattttatcgtcTACGTGCTTGATTGGttcttaactttttatatttataacaagaaATTTCCTTATTACTGGGTTCAGTGccacgaaataataataatttctttagtatgtaaaaattgtaataataacataGAGTAGTTCTTGGATATagtattttatgcattttacatattctGAAGATTAAAGACAAACTTGTAATAATAAAGcaaaatttatttcacttataccatctaataaaacaattatatccATCCAATTTATACCACTGCGccacttttttctattttttttatttgtacagtTAACCAATTTGGTCAATGAGTGGCTCAATTAGGTGTTAGTACCATTCACAAAAACAAAAGGTAACAACATAATTATTTGTTAGTTAcagaatacattataaatattaagaaatgtaaATCTTAAACTCTTTACTATAAAGTTcagaaaatatgtttaacaaatgaaactaaagcaatacaaaaaaattaatgtatataattttctcaCCTGCAAGGATTTTGGGAGAAATCACCTTCGGCATCACTCATACAATGGTATAACATGCCCTGAGCACACGACAGACATGAAATTTTTGCGATTCCACGTTTAACTGGGTCAGGAGCATATTCACAAGATCCTCTTGGATTGTGCTGTTCAGTATACAACTCTTGGCAATGTTTACATCGTAATCGAATATTACGTTTCATAGTATTTTTCGTAGGTTGAGATACTATAATATCTGGCTTCTTCAAAGAACCGCCAGTATTAGATCTATCTAACCGATCTCCTTTATGATCATCAATAATAGGATATAAATACTCGTGGTTAAGCGTTGTGAGCTGCACATAAGGGTAATTATCTGATCCAGCATCTGCAGTTGATGCCAAAGGATGTTGAGATGGTGGCACTTTTATAGATGATCCACCGATATAATGGATAGGTTTTTGTGAATCGGGAAAATCTGAACACTGGGAATGACAATTGGTCACTCGAACTATGCTACGAGATGTTTCTAACGACGGACGTGGCTCCGGTGGTTCCGCAGGCAAGTTCAAAGtctataataaattcaaataaaaataaattcaatttcgttcaGTGTTATCGtatattaggtcgtgtaatatgaaatgtcggatttaaaaaagagaaggaaaccttatttgatgttctaaaagacgtttattcaatcaaaatatgctcTATTTGATTCAATACACTTCTGCTAACAAGTTTTGAATGAATATATCCCATtcttgaaaaattctgaatgtttaaaattaatcaattttaaagacatcgttataaactactgttttGGGTTTACCATGCGAATGATTTTGCAAAGAAACTTCACCGAAAccaaattttgcaaatcaacggagcattgttctttcatttatagtattttccccaaatgctttgtttatattttgagcgagttttgcagcattatttccaattttgaaTTCATGtaagaaaattacataaacGTTAGTAGTATCCATGTATTCAAAGAACAATgtaagaaatagttattatgcacaattcggaaaaacttttttgcaaaaaattactctgataatcgacaatgaaactgtttaagaggttatataaaaaataaagaaataacaacAGGAGGAGTAAaaacatttatgagtaagaaagatccgacattttatattacacgatCTAATACTTATCTTTATTCGATACGTACCATAAAAACATCCTCATCACCAGCGTCTAATGAATTACCATACAACGTTGAATTGGCCAACCCtacattataaacaaaatttataatataattatataaaataatagcttcgttatttatcaatataacaattatcagtaaaaatattcttatattcttaccATTTGTACATTCCATAGAAAGTAGCAGTAAaagaataagtaaattaatgcagtataaaattaaataaaagtatttgtaGTCTACCATGATTCAATTTAATCGAGCAAAAGTGTTACTAAAATAGTAAACTACCTTCTAATAATTCTTCAACAGCTGTTCGAACACCTTTATCGAAAGCTCTTGCATCAGCAGCTGTTTGAAACGTCAAGCCGAACCTTTTCTCTCCTGTCCTCCAGTGATGAAAGGTTGGCATTACCTTATTATACTCAAAGTCTTTCTTAATTGTACAACTAAGAACAACCTATAAGAAAATGATATTGCGTTAAAATGACTAAAcaaattgaaatgtatattgaaattattaaaaatcatgtCTACTACCGATTGATCGGTGATTCGTTTCCCATAAATAAGATACTCGTGCCTCTTCTTCGTTGCACCAAGGGGGGAATTGTTTGAAGATCCATGACTTTGGGTTGTAGTGACAGCTGCAGTTGATATAGATTGCGTAGAGTTGGTAGTAGACGGTATGACAGTCGAAGTAGAAATACCAGATCCATTGGTATTATTAGACTGATGCCCACCTGAAGAAGTAGCTCTTCTTCTAACCGAAACATTTGCTAAACCACCGCCACTTAAAGGAACCCAACCACCGGAACTATCATCCCTTGTCATTACCTGGGCACGAACCCTCACCAGATAGTTACCACTAAAAGAGAAATGTCAAAAAGTTAATACTGTCAGTTAACAAACcttgatttattattacatcTTTTGAAAATAGCATTCTTCTCGAATGATTATTAAACTAGAAAAGGGACAAAAGTGGAAGGTAATGGTGCATACTGTTACTCAATGCGAAAACTAATACACTACTTTTTTTATcgcaaagaaaatcaataatatattttaatattggatAAGCAATGTACAGTTAGATAAAACATATTTGCAACaaaatacatgaaaaataaaatttattccatgATTTTATATTTGGCAAGGAATTCGCAAATTGCAGTAATAATCAAAATCATCGTGGAGATAGTTTAAAAACGCGCAGGACCGATATGTATGTACGCGAAGCCGAAGAATTTCTGTTATACACAACGAAATAGCAGATGTTACGCGCTGACATCGATTTAATGAATGAACGGTCACCCCTACACAGACATAGAAACACACAAACACTCTGGCCAAAATCATACGTTTACATGTGTACATTTTTACAGACGCCTAACGAACATGACACATCTCGGAAGGGAGAGAATTATATTTTGGGGGTTGAGGAAAATTCGAGACATGCATAAAGCGTGTTGACCACTGGTGGGTGTTGAAAATGTTGACAGGAGAAAAGGCGAGACGAGGTCGGACAGAGCTGTCAGGTACCGCGTTATGAGCGTGATATCCAGGAAAGGACAGGAGTTAAGCCATAGGCACGGACATTTCAGGTTTCGGAGCGGAACAATCGTTAGAATGCACCGCAGGCATTACAATGTTACTTACTCCTCCGATGCCTCTGTCATGGTTCGAGCTGTCGAAGCCTTTATTCAATGCCCACCTTTTCCCACACTTCACCATTTTCGTTGCATTGAAAAGACATTCGGCCGCGATTCTGTTTATGGAGCTTTTTTAGGCTAGTGCCAACCACAGGAAGCGCCCCAGTCCTCCTCCCTCTCGCATTCCCCGTAGAGTTCATCCCCACGCCCGACTCGAATCCACAGTCCACGCCTGCTCCCTTCAGTTTTACCGACCGTCGCTTTCGTTTCGAAAACATCTTTTCTTCTGCATATTCTCCACAGAATCTTCGTGAATTGGAACACTGGTCATCGTATACGAGTACAACTGTATTTTACGGTTCGTTCGATTTCAATTTCCcaggaaaattacagaaaacctAGTGAGCGAAATTCGCGCACCGACGTTCACCCCACGAGCCCGACTGACTATACGGTAGCTATCGACTCTTTTACAATGAAAGCTACCGGTCTGCGCAACAGGATTCATTCATCGATGCTACCCATACAGTCTTGTTAATAATTAAGCGTGCTAACGTCTCTATGGCGGACAATGCACGTAACAGTTACTCCTGCGAAATTATCTAATTGTATCTAGAATAATGACATATGTTTAGTTTCTCAATAGGacaacttttatttaatttcgtgtaaatattcattgtaaatattagtttatgaaaatattgaatatcatgACGAGTATCGGAAAACGTTATAAAAAACGGAGTAACGATACAtttatcataaattattatcgttagGCTTTTGGAAAATGTAGACTTTATTTTTgctttcgtatacaaaaatttaaaaggttatataaataatttttattgaatttttcattcgttaatATGTGTGTTACAAAAAATGCTATTGTACATATACATAATTCacagaaaatcattttatctTAAACtcgtttaaaattatatcgGATATAAATAATGGGCGTTCTAATTGGTGTTACTTtatgcattttataaattttatatttattaattattattcattttattattctgtgCTTAAATAGCTTATTATCTCCAATAAATTTCTCAAGGTTTTAACTATGCGATTAGAatcttgtaatttattattttatataaagcagTATTGACTTTGCTACTTTTATCGGCTTGCGTATCCTTATTTAAACGTGTCCCTGAACGTGGAACATTCATTTTCCGGTACATTTATTCGGACGATGTTAAGTCGTAATTGTGGATCGATGATAGCGCAAATTAACGTCAAAAATACTATGCCGTAATTATACgtaagattaaaaataaaattgttatgaaaattatgtcggttattattacattttttaaattgaaagatCGAACTAATAATTTTGAGCATGCATTCATAAAAGTAGTCGATACATtgttataataacattaataaatatatttttaaacgaaacgttcttaaatcaaacattttaataaataattaaaaatgttaaaaagcaAATAAAAATCGTAAAAAATACGATTTCTATAATTAACAAGAAACTGTAATAAATCGATCAATTATCTTCTTATTGTTTTGCACAATTCATTAAACATCGTGATTAATAATAGATAGAGGacattggaaattattttaaaaatttattctcaCATGCATAGAAAGAAATACTGATTCAAAATTTTCTTtgcgaaattattttatttgatcatGTTTTGAAAAAACAAATACTAAGTAGTATACTTCTtcatgaaagtgttaaataataaatacctaAAATAATGatgtatgaatatttgaatatcgaAAATTTAGGCATTAGGaacatttacttattattttttaatgccaCAATTTTAAAAGTTTGCATACGTTTAAGAATGATAGACTGTAAGCTTTGCGTTCTTATAAtacagtattattagttttaatatgtttaaatatttatataacgttaactccaaaaagtatttttataaatattgtctgTTATTGATTTAAAGTCTTCccttatatttttctgtttctatatttttaattggtaAAAGTTAGTTTCAACAAATCGTCTGGCAGTATACATAGGGAACTTTAAGGCAGTGAATCATGACGATATATTTTTCTGTGCGATCGGTACAGTCCCTTTCAAAATTAACCGAAATCAATAGAACATTAtcgaatacaaaaatattttgtttacagtTGTTTGAcaaaacataaatttaaataatatcagTGATTGAGAAGAGACATTGATATTTTCTAACTTTGCATTGAAGCAAAAAAGTATGCAATTActgaaataaatggaaattgaatGGATGAATTCGGTATCAAACCTGGGAACATCCGAAAAACTTTCAAAGTAGTTGCAAAATTTGCTCATTATTGCAACAATTAATGTAACAGTAACATGGCCGGCAATTTTTGGCAAAGCTCACATCAGTAAGATATTTCTAGtagatttaatttttcaatttcgtttTGTAAGTTATTCAAGTATTTTGTTTTTAGTCAACAATGGCTTCTTGATAAACAAGATTTAGTACGGGAACGACAACACGATCTTTCTATTTTAACAGAAGAAGAATATCAGAAgttatttatctttttctcaaattgtaagttaaagaccaaatttatttattctattatacatTATCAATATGTCTTAACACCAATGTTATGGTGATCAATATAATATTCGTTTACTACAAGTTATTTACGATTATACCTAATTCTTTATAACtgtgtttcaattgttttatgagatacttatgtattttttaatcttttacagTGATCCAAGTATTGGGTGAACAATTAAAACTTAGGCAACAAGTTATAGCTACAGCaactgtttattttaaaagattttatgCTCGTAATAGTTTAAAATGTATAGACCCATTGTTACTAGCACCTACATCAGTCTTTTTAGCATCTAAGGTAGAAGAATTTGGAGTTATTTCTAATACTAGGTTAATTACAACTTGTCAAACTGTAggtatgtaatttatttcacatattctATGCAATGAATGAAG
This is a stretch of genomic DNA from Nomia melanderi isolate GNS246 chromosome 1, iyNomMela1, whole genome shotgun sequence. It encodes these proteins:
- the Spred gene encoding sprouty-related protein with EVH-1 domain isoform X4, with product MTEASEDGNYLVRVRAQVMTRDDSSGGWVPLSGGGLANVSVRRRATSSAVTTTQSHGSSNNSPLGATKKRHEYLIYGKRITDQSVVLSCTIKKDFEYNKVMPTFHHWRTGEKRFGLTFQTAADARAFDKGVRTAVEELLEGLANSTLYGNSLDAGDEDVFMTLNLPAEPPEPRPSLETSRSIVRVTNCHSQCSDFPDSQKPIHYIGGSSIKVPPSQHPLASTADAGSDNYPYVQLTTLNHEYLYPIIDDHKGDRLDRSNTGGSLKKPDIIVSQPTKNTMKRNIRLRCKHCQELYTEQHNPRGSCEYAPDPVKRGIAKISCLSCAQGMLYHCMSDAEGDFSQNPCSCSTEEGCGRRWFGLALLSLIVPCLWIYPPLRAVHWCGTSCGMCGGRHHPME
- the Spred gene encoding sprouty-related protein with EVH-1 domain isoform X1, encoding MTEASEDGNYLVRVRAQVMTRDDSSGGWVPLSGGGLANVSVRRRATSSGGHQSNNTNGSGISTSTVIPSTTNSTQSISTAAVTTTQSHGSSNNSPLGATKKRHEYLIYGKRITDQSVVLSCTIKKDFEYNKVMPTFHHWRTGEKRFGLTFQTAADARAFDKGVRTAVEELLEGLANSTLYGNSLDAGDEDVFMTLNLPAEPPEPRPSLETSRSIVRVTNCHSQCSDFPDSQKPIHYIGGSSIKVPPSQHPLASTADAGSDNYPYVQLTTLNHEYLYPIIDDHKGDRLDRSNTGGSLKKPDIIVSQPTKNTMKRNIRLRCKHCQELYTEQHNPRGSCEYAPDPVKRGIAKISCLSCAQGMLYHCMSDAEGDFSQNPCSCSTEEGCGRRWFGLALLSLIVPCLWIYPPLRAVHWCGTSCGMCGGRHHPME
- the Spred gene encoding sprouty-related protein with EVH-1 domain isoform X3, producing MTRDDSSGGWVPLSGGGLANVSVRRRATSSGGHQSNNTNGSGISTSTVIPSTTNSTQSISTAAVTTTQSHGSSNNSPLGATKKRHEYLIYGKRITDQSVVLSCTIKKDFEYNKVMPTFHHWRTGEKRFGLTFQTAADARAFDKGVRTAVEELLEGLANSTLYGNSLDAGDEDVFMTLNLPAEPPEPRPSLETSRSIVRVTNCHSQCSDFPDSQKPIHYIGGSSIKVPPSQHPLASTADAGSDNYPYVQLTTLNHEYLYPIIDDHKGDRLDRSNTGGSLKKPDIIVSQPTKNTMKRNIRLRCKHCQELYTEQHNPRGSCEYAPDPVKRGIAKISCLSCAQGMLYHCMSDAEGDFSQNPCSCSTEEGCGRRWFGLALLSLIVPCLWIYPPLRAVHWCGTSCGMCGGRHHPME
- the Spred gene encoding sprouty-related protein with EVH-1 domain isoform X2; protein product: MTEASEDGNYLVRVRAQVMTRDDSSGGWVPLSGGGLANVSVRRRATSSGGHQSNNTNGSGISTSTVIPSTTNSTQSISTAAVTTTQSHGSSNNSPLGATKKRHEYLIYGKRITDQSVVLSCTIKKDFEYNKVMPTFHHWRTGEKRFGLTFQTAADARAFDKGVRTAVEELLEDAGDEDVFMTLNLPAEPPEPRPSLETSRSIVRVTNCHSQCSDFPDSQKPIHYIGGSSIKVPPSQHPLASTADAGSDNYPYVQLTTLNHEYLYPIIDDHKGDRLDRSNTGGSLKKPDIIVSQPTKNTMKRNIRLRCKHCQELYTEQHNPRGSCEYAPDPVKRGIAKISCLSCAQGMLYHCMSDAEGDFSQNPCSCSTEEGCGRRWFGLALLSLIVPCLWIYPPLRAVHWCGTSCGMCGGRHHPME